Within the Gadus chalcogrammus isolate NIFS_2021 chromosome 15, NIFS_Gcha_1.0, whole genome shotgun sequence genome, the region gtggtggggacaataaccataagcttgagtgtggtctgaaaagtgctgggtacccttatgtaagctattcgtCCATttaacgctgcattacaatatgctctacagtgtattgtcaggtgttgaaattattcgaatattcaaatactggttcggaaaaaAATAGTATTTgggcttaaatcagtattcggagcttcgttatttatttattttcacgtaggtgactttaccagagcgagggaggcaaactataagcgtcagagacaccaagcagagaagcgagagaggtggaggaagaatggaGGATggatcttgtttccctttactttataacacaacattagcgggatctctggaggaaaagtaatacttaaaaccttagcttagttgtttgtttacgttcgctgtacagcgccgcgccaatcaactgtgactggcttgctgcagagcgtgagcgtcatgggaatacccggtcaatataatggatatgatatggacacataagacaatcaatattcggtatttgtcatggatttattgtacaaattcccttcttcaacaaaatatgcagatactgtcaaaatcggttccagggagtatataaggattattaatgttgtttttgatggtgtttttttctgaaacgaGTATTCGAATGTTAGCTCGGAAAAAACCAACgggtattcgaagcctgaaaactggcattcgggccagccctatgaagatcctattcgaacaataaaagttgaaaaccacagtttgtgttttggcttgttttgcaaaacagcgttggaaacaccagggtattggctcgggatatgtaggcctaatactgaTACACAcaagacaaagaacagtgttggcaatttaacacttatcttgacatcaacagagtttaccagacaaacaatgccagcctgtaaagggggtacgaaattaaacgaggtactgagcatcagccttttgaagacgagcaagggctgctggtagcatatgttatgctgcattaaaaaaagaagaaaaatacaagcacccagaggagaattgcatctgccaaatcctgaccaccagtaaacacttgcgaaggaccaatgtagacttcaatcgttacaacatcataagaaaattgtgcaaataaaatccccttcagtttatgataatcacacaggttatgcaagaacatatttatgtcaggataggcctaccaggctccaagtcgtcacatatctcaatcagacaaaaccaactataaccacattggcatagcaatcgcaccgtgtgtagctgctactagctgcaatctatatatacaatgcatactaactggagcaccaaccagaatcagatcaaaatcgcttaggaccgtgggtaacctttggccaggtcatcacgattcacgagcaaacagaaccagcagcaaagtatacgtaaaccaatttcttaccttatgtggccctccacatgcaggctagatgacgtatccatatcgatatccattgtcacaaacatgctttttataggaagcaaaaggaccggctattttctgaataaaaatgttaattttggctgtctgtcttaaaacttctccagtgcgttcacaccaaacgcaacgggacgacaagatcccatacaaagtgaacgtatagacgtgGATCGGGCGAatagttttgatttgtcgcgccacactttcgccgtgcacaggcaagcgcgttcacgaggatttgtggcgcgaaaaatgtcaactttgacacgaatttcgcgtgatgacagccaatcagcgttcaacagcgtggccactgagtgacatgtgtaacgtaacagccaatcagcgttcaaccgtcaaactcagcgccgtgcagtccggggtgtactgcagcatggaggagaaagtgattgttgccgtttgcgactctcggagctctatatataatagcatataatataattgtgcatataatatcacggccaaaagctctgtgtgccttcggatggccgtagcgcagggagctcatagggattgggcttctcgggagtcggggtttgtttaccggcgttgccatgggttccggtcttgtgtgttccaatggtttattaggtaggcctatctaataaatgatgtcttcgagcacgcctatcgcatgattttagactcgacgatttcggttgagtgtggggatttaaaaaatatatattgttttttttaacacatttttaaaactggtggggacaaaattcgtatttcaaatagtgggggggacatgtcccccccgtgaTCGACGCCTATGTAAATACGTATGTGAATCATTATGATATCTTGTTTGTTCAGTATGAGTCCTTGCAATTGTGATTGCTTTGTTTACTGTGCTTACCTGTAGACCATGTTTGAACAGGTTGTTCCTGATTGATTTCAGAAGGTGAGGGACATCAAAAATCACAGGAACCCTCTGAACCCCCACCAGGATACAGTGGGACTCCTCACCTCCCAGAGGGTCGAGGCTAGCCCCAAGGTTCCGCACGGTGCACCGCACAACGGTGGATAATGAAGAGAGACCGCAGtgtgttgggcaagttactttAAATGAGTAACTTAGTTACAGTTACTAGTTACTTCTTTCAAAAGTACTGTTACTTTAAGTTACTCGTTACATTCAAGGTAACTAGTTACTAGGGaaagtaacttttttttttctctaaattATCTTATTAATGTGTTTCCTCCCTAACTGGATAGCTAGGGACCACAAGCGCAatgcgccacctagtgacctgAACGTGCCATAGCAGTGTAGTAGTGGGAGTGCAAATGAATGAAATATTTCCATTGTTTCCAACTGTTTCCAAACCtctacaaatgcacacacattattTTGGGGTTGATGTGGCATAGTGTTCGacaaaacaaatgtaaaaatTTGATCATTGTACCCGGTAGCACTACGATGAAGCAGTGGatcaacaaaacacaacatacaGTATGTTTTGAAACTGGTACAAAGTATAGGTTTGGCAGTGCAAAAATTAAACTGTGCCTCAGACCATTTAGCAACTGTAGGAATCAATAATAGTGCAAAACTGATACAATAGATGTATACAATGTAAACACAGTGAGGTTTATCCGTTCTTTGTAACCTTAACTCAAAACTGCTAAACTCCACCAACTGGAGACCTCATCATCAATAATGATGGGCAAACTTAAAAGTATTTTCAGCCTCACAAagataaactaaataaataaaaagtactTTCAGCCTCATAAACATAGTTAATgtttaacaaaaataatatttccTCCACTCTGGCCGTAATGAAACAACTGATTAAATCAATAATGGTGGATAAAGTGCTTTAGTAGTCTATATCAGTCTTTGTCCATACATCTCCATCATCAGTCTGtctgtagcacacacacacacacacacacacacacacacacacacacacacacacacacacacacacacaccagggtgtCCGctgaggtcttaaaagtcttaaaaagtcttaaattcatttttctaaatttaaggccttaaaaagtcttaaattcgtcaaatgtcatatgctggtcttaaatttataactcgggaggtcttaaatttgtcggggcagggctattttattttttatttttctcgcgggacttttcgggaaggagatgtagagaggctactttcttgctagctgcatatataaacggatgtctgcgcgcttgctagctagtctgcaacaatgggttgcaaaaagttcaacgtcagttggctggaagacgtccgtttccgaggttggctagcgtccgttgccaacccagaacaggccagatgcattccgtgcaaaagtagcctacattcaagctcggcaccatggggtttaaaggggtagttcggaattttggacatagggcctgattcccaagtgagcattggtattctatatcactggagacagttttcaacacattttattcagtccttctagttgcggagttctctcgtgctaggctagcgcaagtgaacgggaaaagctagcctgctattaaaaacagtcttacccactccacagtacacccgaggtcaatcaataataacaccagactatagatttaaatgtctgtgttgatagaataatgttagaaataaaactaaccttgcatcgcatgaatcattgagggactactttctcagcagcagcggaatTTACTTTGCGCCAGTTagttttgtaaccgaatcacgaccgaagaacgtaaacagagaagcgtgggacagaagcgcaattgaacgagtaggcaacatggtggttcagtgtgctttcaGAAATTGTACAAATAAACCCAACAGATGGTCAAcgcaaagtttccaccaatttccaacCCGAGACCCAGAAAGGACaaaactgtggcttgttgctggaGGCTTGGACATAAAAACACCGGCGGAAACTGCGCGCAATTGGAAGATTTGTAGCGATCATTTCAGACCGGACGACTTTGAGAAACCAAGCAACCTCAAGAGCAAGGCATCGCTGAAATCGAATGCGGTGCCTTCCGTCTTTTCAGATGCACCAACAGCCACTGGTGAACAGGTAATAACTTTTTGTAGGCTACTCTAGCTAATAAATCTTGCCCCTTCATAATGTTAGCCTACTGATAGATTCATGATGACAATGTTAGCGGACATTAGTTACAGTTCAATGCATTTTGGCGAGTCAGTGACAACGTTAGCTAATGGTATAGCTACACACTTGGTACCTGAGTGGCTAATTGCTAACTTTAGGTAATTGCTGATAGAAAAGTTTTGTCTGCTCCTAATGTGTACATGCAAAACTTCCCTGGCAGAGAGTTCacatcagggtgtgtgtgtgtggtgtgtgtgtgtgtgtgtgtgtgtgtgtgtgtgtgtggtgtgtgtgtgtgtgtgtgtgtgtgtgtgtgtgtgtgtgtgtgtgtgtgtgtgtgtcagagggagAGAATCTTGCAAACATTTAGGATATATTCCATAACAAGAGCATGAGTTTATGCTAACGTTTTGTACTATAACTTTTGGGCTAAAAGTATTGCATTGGCAACAGAAGAGGCTTCTGTGCATGGCCTACAGGCAACAATCATGGATGCAGCCGTCGTTTAGCAACTTTGAAGTGTAGTGGTTTATGAATTGGTCCAACAGTCTCTCAAACCTCGTAGGCCTACTGTACAGCTGTACTTGAATTTGATCGTCTTTACAATCCATGATAGTTGTTTATTTGTCTTTATGTTGTAATACATTCAATTTTTATATCTTATTGTTGTTAtctgaaaagaaaacacaggagaTGTGCACTGCACCACAGTCCACCCCTAAAAAGGACTCCGCCGGACCAGGATCATCCAAGGACTCAACTGAGTGTTCTGGTGCATTGAAGATGTTCATCTCCACTCCAGAACAGGCTTCGCCACGCCCACAGAAACGGCGTTCCTCATCTGGTTTCTATTTTGCCTGCCGTCCTCTCCGAATTGGAGGTCAATTGAGGtaattttgtgatttatatgaTTGTTTCATTCATATTGTGATCTGTGACAACTGTATTTTCATTGCATTCATGTTTTTTGTATAGGTGACCCACAGTGCAGCATCAGGCCAGCCGAAGGAAATCCAAATGCCATCAGCACTAGTAAGAGAATTGAACTCAAATAAATACTGGTAGCTGTTTGACATTTATGACTTCATACACTGATGACAATGATTATACACTCTTATAAAAGGACTATGCAGtgtaaaaatgtaacaattactTGTCTGATTCATGTTCACAGTTTTACCTGGTCTCTCTGCTCTTAGGCTCACCGGCAATAGACATCTGTTGTCCACTCCACAATTGAAACAGTAGATATATTTGCATATTCATTTGAATTTTGTTGTTTCTAAATAAGGAAAAAAACAGTAGCTGAAGATGACAACCCACTGGATCTGAGTATGAGCTCAATTGAGGCCTCTCCAAGTCATCCAGTTGACAGTAGCTTTGTTCCACTATTCAGCACATCAAGCTCCTCCAGCTCTGACATACCTGACATACTCTCGGCTGCAGGAACCAAGAACTggtcagaaaaaaaaatggatagTAAACGAGTCAAGCTAATGCAGCTCTTCACAACATGCCAACAGTGTGGAGTGTTAATTGAAGAGGATGACAAGAAAGTGACCACTAGTGGGACCCGCATACACATCAAGTGGAGCTGTGTGAAAGGACACTCAGGTGAATGGGAGTCATGTTCTCAACTGCGTGGAATGCCCGAAAACAACCTGCTGGTTGCCTCATCCATCCTGTTCACAGGTTCAACTTTCACAGAAATCTTTGATTGGGCTGAACTACTGAATCTCCAAATTCCAAAGAAGACTACATTTTACTCCCTGCAATCCACCTACCTCATACCAGTGATTGAGAATGCATACCGTGACCATCACGAAGAGATGATGAGCAATCTACAACTACAGGACAGTGGTGGAGGGATTTCAATCTGCGGTGATGGTCGTTCTGATTCACCTGGATTTAGTGCCAAGTACACTACATACAGTTTCATGAGTAATGCAACACAGGAAATCATCATGGTGGATTTAGTTCAGGTAAATAGACAGAAATGTTTATAATGCTTGTCTACTCTCATTGcagttgtatgttttttttttgggggggggggggggggggggcaattgaGTGATTGGTGGAAGGTGAAGTAGTCACTCATAACGTACACTGATTGTCATTACAAAGGTTACAGAGGCGACCAGTTCACCAGCCATGGAGACCCTGGGGTTTCGAAGGGGTCTGGACCGTTTGCTTCAGGCAGGAGTTAGAGTGGATGTCATCACTACAGACCGCTCTCCTTCTATCAGGAAGCTTATGAGAGAGACCTACTCTGACATCCAGCACCAGTTTGACCCTTGGCATGTTGCAAAAGGTAAGCTTTTTACTAAATGCAATCATTCTCTGTTGAaacctcccccgccccctcttctctctcatccctACCGTCATTGTCCTTTTATTTCTTAGGACTGAAGAAAAAGTTGACTGCGGctgcaaacaacaaaaaaaacaacgatcTGCAGCCTTGGCTATTACTAATCACCTGTGGTGGTCTTGCCAGTCATGCGGGGGTGATGCAGAGGCAAgttcattcaatgttttttcttgttttctgtaatgattttttcttattttctggACTTGGGGTttttggtataatgtttgtgtgtgtccctgaaAAACTGTGTTTGGCAGGAGTTGAAACGCCGCTGGACGTCCGTTCTCCATCACATTTGTGGCATACATCGCTGGGAGGAAGACGGACAGGAGAGGACTTGCTACCACCGGGACCTCACTGAAGAGcagcagagaaggaagaaatggCTGCAAACCGACTCTGCTGCATTCCAGACACTGTCGGACCACGTACTGAACAAGAACCTGTTGAAAGACCTCAACCACATGACTCTCTTCCAACATACAGGTATGTCTGCGGCTACCAATTAGTTGAGCATTTACACaacttaaaatatatttttgtaatgCTCTACTTAAAATAACATGCTGCCATGAGTGCTTTAGATATTAGCACATCTGCCATTGAGAGTTTCTACTGTGTAACCGTTTGCGATTTAATGAATAAAGGCATAGACTGTCCAACATCGTTATACAAACTATTTTTGAATATAAACATTCTGGATACCATTCACAAGGTAATAACCAACTATATAAACTGCAGGAGCCCTGGAGGTGTACCACAGTGCAATGCTGAAGTACACTGAAAAGAGGCTTCACTTCGCCTACAGCTCTATGAAGGCACGCACCCTACTCTCTGTGATGGACAACAACGAGAATGTTGGCCGTCAACAAGCAACGACCAGTGATGGTAAGCATACACATAATAGATAACTGCAAAATTGTAAGCCTTCTTTAACAAGTGCTTGCCGAGTCTTGGTTTGTTTATATTGCTGTGCATTTTGTCTCCCTCAGGGACTCCGAGATACAATTTGGTTTTTCCCAAACAATCTAAAAGATGGGTTGCCAGGAAGAGGTACGAGCCAACCAGGCAGACATTCAGGAAGGATTTGGTGGAGCGGGTCCTGGAAAGGCGCATGGATCCTACTGTGAAGTTTGCAGATCCACATTTTTATATCCAGCAACCAGCTACTATACCCGACAACATAGCCACCACTCCAAGACCGGACAAAGATCAAAGTATTGCAGAGCACGTCTCCCGTTTTAAAACATGATTAAAAGGGGAAAATGAAAGTCTAACTGGAGTTTAGTGTGGTGCTAAATACTGTCTGCAAACATTAGTAAAAAGACAAAAAGGTCAACAgcaaaacatttattgaacCATATACGCGTACATTGTTGTTAAAATGTTACCGTAAACAATCGTAATGTCATCTGTAACCAAATGTATGTCTTCTTTTTGTGTTGATATAAAGGATTTGTTGAAGTAGCAAATGTTTTCTAGTAGACTACAGTAGTGTTGTGTTCAAAACAATCTCAGAGCATCTTGTGCTTCCCTGAATCCAACATATTGTCCAGCGGCCGAAGGGTATTTGTTTCGGATGCTGGTCACTACACAGGATGGAAGAACACGTCGGTTTCCTCTTCCCAGCTGTGTTCCTTTCAACCCCCACTCAAGAACGATTCTGTAAGCCACCAATCGGTACTGCCTAAAACAAGAAGGAATACAAGTTAGCTTTTGGGAGCAGGCTCTTACAAAAGACAGCTAAACTATGGTAATGGCACACAAAGACAATGGCCCTATTGCTGTTCATGGTGGTAGACTGATTTGCTGAATTGATCAGGCTAAAAAGCCTACGGCCTATGTCTATATTGTCCAAGCAAGTCACGCTTGTGTATTTCATTTTTGCCTTTAGTCCTGGTAGGACCTTTTTAACCAGAGCAATATTGTAATTAAGAA harbors:
- the LOC130404221 gene encoding uncharacterized protein LOC130404221, which produces MDSKRVKLMQLFTTCQQCGVLIEEDDKKVTTSGTRIHIKWSCVKGHSGEWESCSQLRGMPENNLLVASSILFTGSTFTEIFDWAELLNLQIPKKTTFYSLQSTYLIPVIENAYRDHHEEMMSNLQLQDSGGGISICGDGRSDSPGFSAKYTTYSFMSNATQEIIMVDLVQVTEATSSPAMETLGFRRGLDRLLQAGVRVDVITTDRSPSIRKLMRETYSDIQHQFDPWHVAKGKLFTKCNHSLLKPPPPPLLSHPYRHCPFIS